A genomic segment from Asterias amurensis chromosome 6, ASM3211899v1 encodes:
- the LOC139938390 gene encoding uncharacterized protein, producing the protein MPATVKPFVCNICEKTFKRKYNLKSHARVHTTERPFVCDICGKDFPRRSSLVRHQDVHTGEKPFVCDNCGKAFLQRCNLISHQDVHTGKKPFSCEICGKAFSLKSSLSSHQHIHTGEKPFVCDICKASFRQKSSLRAHLRIHTNDKPFVCDICGKAFNRKSSLNTHYRLHTGQKKFVCDICGKFFYWKSGLTSHQFIHSVDKPFVCDVCGAGFSQPGTFRDHLRIHTNERPFVCDICGKFFNCKSGLTRHQFIHSVDKPFVCDVCGAGFSRQGSLRDHLRIHTNERPFVCDICGKAFIQKKHLTRHHYLHTDDRPFSCDICGKAFIQQKHLTKHQNVHTGEKPFGCDICGKAFIQKKHLTKHHNIHTDDKPFVCDICGKAFNQKGSLSTHKRLHITEKTFVCDICGKAFPWKSKLTRHQSVHSGVEPFVEKVFAKT; encoded by the coding sequence ATGCCTGCTACAGTTAAGCCATTTGTTTGTAACATTTGtgaaaaaacatttaaacgAAAATACAATCTTAAATCTCATGCGAGAGTCCACACTACAGAGagaccatttgtttgtgacatttgtggaaaagacTTTCCGAGAAGATCTAGTCTGGTCAGGCATCAGGATGTCCatactggagagaaaccatttgtttgtgacaattGTGGAAAAGCCTTTTTGCAAAGATGTAATCTGATCAGCCATCAGGATGTCCACACTGGAAAGAAACCATTCTCTTGtgaaatttgtggaaaagcctttTCGTTAAAATCTAGCCTGAGCAGCCATCAGCatatccacactggagagaaaccctTCGTTTGTGACATCTGTAAAGCTAGTTTCAGACAAAAGAGTTCTTTAAGAGCTCATCTGCGTATCCACACTAATgataaaccatttgtttgtgacatttgcggAAAGGCATTTAATCGAAAAAGCAGTCTAAATACTCATTATAGACTCCATACTGGACagaaaaaatttgtttgtgacatttgtggaaaattctTTTATTGGAAATCGGGGCTGACCAGTCATCAGTTCATCCACTCAGTAGACAAACCGTTTGTTTGTGACGTTTGTGGAGCTGGTTTCAGTCAACCGGGGACTTTTAGAGATCATCTGCGTATCCACACTAATGAGAggccatttgtttgtgacatttgtggaaaattctTTAATTGCAAATCGGGGCTGACCAGGCATCAGTTCATCCACTCAGTAGacaaaccatttgtttgtgacgttTGTGGAGCTGGTTTCAGTCGACAGGGTTCTTTAAGAGATCATCTGCGTATCCACACTAATGAGagaccatttgtttgtgacatctGTGGAAAAGCATTTATACAAAAGAAACATCTGACTAGACATCATTATCTCCACACAGATGATAGACCATTTagttgtgacatttgtggaaaggCGTTTATACAACAGAAACACCTGACCAAACATCAGAATGtccacacaggagagaaaccatttggttgtgacatttgtggaaaagcatttATACAAAAGAAACATCTGACTAAACATCATAATATCCACACAGATgataaaccatttgtttgtgacatttgtggaaaggCATTTAATCAAAAGGGCAGTCTAAGTACTCACAAGAGACTCCACATTACAgagaaaacatttgtttgtgacatttgtggaaaagcctttCCGTGGAAATCGAAGCTGACCAGGCATCAGTCCGTCCACTCAGGAGTCGAACCATTTGTGGAAAAGGTTTTTGCGAAGACCTAG